Proteins found in one Panicum hallii strain FIL2 chromosome 4, PHallii_v3.1, whole genome shotgun sequence genomic segment:
- the LOC112891078 gene encoding protein O-linked-mannose beta-1,4-N-acetylglucosaminyltransferase 2-like, with product MKTRSSARGEHRRVGNVALLALMLCSVVALSLIRGRFAPIVTSAGDAIKSEDAAAAVSKAAVNIDTGDGADEAAAEAAAEEKDKEEAQPKPAAAAAKPVCYETSRRSDTCEAAGDVRVMGSSQTVYVDTLDREWKTKPYCRKHDNFALSHVKEWTLKPLPSGAAPRCTVNSSATAFVLSTGGFTGNPFHDYTDVLIPAFITAHPFGGEVQFLVSSYKSWWVNRYIQIFQQMSRHEVVDIDADDEVRCYPNVVVGPTFHRELGVDASKTPSGYSTADFRKMLRDAFGLERATATPSGDRWDIRRRPRLLIISRRPSRGRAFMNERAMADMAASLGFDVRIGEPDTSTDTSKFARLVNSCDVMVGVHGAGLTNMVFLPAGAVVVQVVPYGRLEWLARNTFAEPSAGMEVHYLEYAVQLDETTLSEQYPSDHPVLRDPMAIHKQGWNALKTTYLDKQNVRPHLGRLKNTFLQALKMLPHGRDD from the exons ATGAAGACCCGGAGCTCCGCGAGGGGGGAGCACAGGCGGGTCGGGAATGTAGCTCTTCTGGCCCTCATGCTCTGCTCCGTCGTCGCCCTCTCCCTCATACGGGGGAGGTTCGCCCCAATCG TCACCAGTGCCGGAGACGCCATCAAATCCGAGGACGCGGCGGCCGCTGTGAGCAAGGCGGCCGTCAACATTGACACCGGCGACGGCGCCGACGAGGCTGCCGCCGAAGCTGCTGCGG AGGAGAAAGACAAGGAGGAGGCCCAGCccaagcccgccgccgccgccgccaagccgGTGTGCTACGAGACGAGCCGCCGCTCGGACACCTgcgaggcggccggcgacgTGCGCGTGATGGGGAGCAGCCAGACAGTGTACGTCGACACGCTTGACCGGGAGTGGAAGACCAAGCCGTACTGCCGGAAGCACGACAACTTCGCGCTGTCCCACGTCAAGGAGTGGACCCTCAAGCCGCTGCCCTCCGGCGCGGCGCCGCGGTGCACGGTCAACAGCTCGGCCACCGCCTTCGTGCTCTCCACCGGCGGGTTCACGGGCAACCCGTTCCACGACTACACGGACGTGCTGATCCCCGCGTTCATCACGGCGCACCCCTTCGGTGGCGAGGTGCAGTTCCTGGTGAGCAGCTACAAGTCGTGGTGGGTGAACCGGTACATCCAGATCTTCCAGCAGATGAGCCGGCACGAGGTGGTGGACATCGACGCCGACGACGAGGTCCGGTGCTACCCTAACGTGGTGGTGGGCCCGACGTTCCACCGGGAGCTCGGCGTGGACGCGTCCAAGACGCCGTCGGGCTACTCCACGGCCGACTTCCGCAAGATGCTGCGCGACGCGTTCGGGCTGGAGCGCGCGACGGCCACGCCGAGTGGCGACCGGTGGGACATCCGGCGCCGGCCGCGGTTGCTGATCATCTCGCGGCGCCCGTCCCGCGGGCGCGCGTTCATGAACGAGCGTGCCATGGCGGACATGGCGGCGAGCCTCGGGTTCGACGTGCGGATCGGGGAGCCCGACACGAGCACAGACACGTCCAAGTTCGCGCGGCTGGTGAACTCGTGCGACGTGATGGTTGGCGTGCACGGCGCCGGGCTGACCAACATGGTGTTCCTGCCGGCCGGCGCCGTGGTGGTGCAGGTGGTGCCGTACGGGCGGCTGGAGTGGCTGGCCCGGAACACGTTCGCGGAGCCGTCGGCGGGGATGGAGGTCCACTACCTGGAGTACGCGGTGCAGCTGGACGAGACGACGCTGAGCGAGCAGTACCCGAGCGACCACCCGGTGCTGAGGGACCCCATGGCCATCCACAAGCAGGGGTGGAACGCGCTCAAGACCACGTACCTGGACAAGCAGAACGTGCGGCCGCACTTGGGGCGCCTCAAGAACACCTTCCTCCAGGCGCTCAAGATGCTGCCGCACGGCCGGGACGATTAG